In Gossypium hirsutum isolate 1008001.06 chromosome D06, Gossypium_hirsutum_v2.1, whole genome shotgun sequence, one genomic interval encodes:
- the LOC107934169 gene encoding ethylene-responsive transcription factor RAP2-1 isoform X1, whose protein sequence is MSAKFVFKYIRSTWRPCPDDKLAAKWETILQFISPPTLCLWFWSFGRVPAMEGDCCCSSTSSSTSGEKPKAERTQQKEKPYRGIRMRKWGKWVAEIREPNKRSRIWLGSYTTPVAAARAYDTAVFYLRGPSARLNFPDLIEKDNKLRDISATSIRKKAAEVGAKVDALQTSSVYHHGGSSSDSPNNTRRVLLKPDLNKYPEVSDED, encoded by the exons ATGTCGGCCAAATTTGTATTTAAGTATATACGATCAACGTGGCGGCCGTGCCCCGACGACAAACTAGCAGCCAAGTGGGAAACTATACTGCAATTCATTTCACCCCCCACTCtctgtttat GGTTTTGGTCTTTTGGGAGGGTTCCGGCCATGGAAGGTGACTGTTGTTGTTCATCGACGTCGAGTTCAACGAGCGGTGAGAAGCCGAAGGCGGAAAGGACACAACAAAAGGAGAAACCATATAGAGGGATAAGGATGAGGAAGTGGGGGAAATGGGTGGCTGAAATAAGGGAACCTAACAAGAGGTCTAGGATTTGGCTCGGGTCGTATACCACCCCCGTTGCCGCCGCCCGTGCCTACGATACCGCCGTGTTCTACTTACGAGGTCCGTCCGCGAGGCTTAACTTTCCTGACCTTATAGAAAAGGATAATAAGCTTAGGGATATCTCTGCCACTTCCATACGGAAGAAAGCGGCTGAAGTGGGGGCGAAAGTTGATGCTTTGCAAACATCATCGGTTTATCATCATGGTGGTTCTTCGTCGGACTCACCGAATAATACTCGTCGAGTTTTGTTGAAGCCTGATTTGAATAAGTACCCCGAAGTTTCCGATGAAGATTGA
- the LOC107934169 gene encoding ethylene-responsive transcription factor RAP2-1 isoform X2, with amino-acid sequence MEGDCCCSSTSSSTSGEKPKAERTQQKEKPYRGIRMRKWGKWVAEIREPNKRSRIWLGSYTTPVAAARAYDTAVFYLRGPSARLNFPDLIEKDNKLRDISATSIRKKAAEVGAKVDALQTSSVYHHGGSSSDSPNNTRRVLLKPDLNKYPEVSDED; translated from the coding sequence ATGGAAGGTGACTGTTGTTGTTCATCGACGTCGAGTTCAACGAGCGGTGAGAAGCCGAAGGCGGAAAGGACACAACAAAAGGAGAAACCATATAGAGGGATAAGGATGAGGAAGTGGGGGAAATGGGTGGCTGAAATAAGGGAACCTAACAAGAGGTCTAGGATTTGGCTCGGGTCGTATACCACCCCCGTTGCCGCCGCCCGTGCCTACGATACCGCCGTGTTCTACTTACGAGGTCCGTCCGCGAGGCTTAACTTTCCTGACCTTATAGAAAAGGATAATAAGCTTAGGGATATCTCTGCCACTTCCATACGGAAGAAAGCGGCTGAAGTGGGGGCGAAAGTTGATGCTTTGCAAACATCATCGGTTTATCATCATGGTGGTTCTTCGTCGGACTCACCGAATAATACTCGTCGAGTTTTGTTGAAGCCTGATTTGAATAAGTACCCCGAAGTTTCCGATGAAGATTGA